One genomic region from Listeria monocytogenes encodes:
- a CDS encoding PTS sugar transporter subunit IIC, translating to MAETKKKSIVNGFINVAQRLGGQIHLRSLRDAFASIMPFMILAGFVTLINYVILEPTGFMGKIVNPDTLRTWQEIGISIGNGTLSVITLLVTVAISYHLCLNRGYKNVIAPILVALSSFIVVTPIAMTFLPEGASKSIEVPNVIPVSYTGASGMFVGIIVGLIATDLFIKLSKNKRMQINLTGNIPPAVIKSFNVLIPIMITVIIFSVMSFAVNQIFSMDFNTLVTTIITKPLSYVTTSLPGFLLITSIANLFFGLGIHQAVISGPLLDPFLLQNMQENMVAYANHQEIPHIINMAFKDTFAVMGGSGNTIGLLIAIFIFGKRKDYKDISKLSAAPSLFNISEPIIFGLPIVFNPLLIIPFVLAPIFSLTTAYYATAAGWINHVVVQTPWTTPPIISGFLATGGDWRASVLQVIIIVVTVFIYLPFLRMDEKVAFATAQKSDAK from the coding sequence ATGGCTGAAACGAAAAAGAAGTCGATTGTTAATGGATTTATTAATGTAGCACAACGTCTAGGCGGACAAATTCATTTGCGCTCATTGCGTGATGCTTTTGCGAGTATTATGCCGTTCATGATTTTAGCTGGTTTTGTTACACTGATTAACTATGTTATTTTAGAACCGACTGGCTTTATGGGCAAAATTGTTAACCCAGATACACTTAGAACTTGGCAAGAGATTGGTATTTCAATCGGAAATGGTACGTTGAGTGTTATTACGCTTTTAGTCACTGTAGCGATTTCGTATCATTTATGTTTGAACCGCGGCTATAAAAACGTCATTGCTCCAATTCTTGTCGCTTTATCTTCTTTTATTGTTGTAACACCGATTGCGATGACGTTCCTTCCAGAAGGCGCATCAAAATCAATCGAAGTACCGAACGTTATCCCAGTTAGTTATACTGGTGCGTCAGGTATGTTCGTCGGTATTATCGTTGGTTTAATTGCAACCGATTTATTCATTAAATTATCGAAAAACAAACGCATGCAAATCAATTTAACAGGAAATATTCCACCGGCAGTTATTAAATCATTTAACGTGTTAATTCCGATTATGATTACGGTTATTATTTTCTCAGTTATGTCATTTGCCGTTAATCAAATTTTCAGCATGGACTTTAACACACTTGTGACAACGATTATCACAAAACCACTTAGCTACGTGACTACAAGTCTTCCAGGATTCTTGCTGATTACTTCTATCGCTAACTTATTCTTCGGTTTAGGGATTCACCAAGCAGTTATTTCTGGTCCGTTATTAGATCCATTTTTACTGCAAAATATGCAAGAAAACATGGTAGCCTACGCTAATCATCAAGAAATTCCGCATATTATTAACATGGCTTTCAAAGATACATTTGCGGTTATGGGTGGCTCCGGAAACACGATTGGCTTATTAATTGCCATTTTCATCTTTGGGAAACGAAAAGATTACAAAGATATCTCGAAACTATCTGCGGCACCATCACTATTTAACATTAGCGAGCCAATTATCTTTGGTCTACCGATTGTGTTCAACCCTTTACTTATTATCCCGTTCGTATTAGCGCCAATTTTCTCCTTAACAACAGCGTATTATGCGACAGCAGCAGGTTGGATTAATCACGTAGTCGTACAGACCCCGTGGACAACACCGCCGATTATTTCAGGTTTCTTAGCAACTGGTGGAGACTGGCGCGCGTCCGTTTTACAAGTAATTATCATTGTTGTGACGGTCTTTATCTATCTGCCATTCCTACGCATGGATGAAAAAGTTGCTTTTGCTACAGCTCAAAAATCAGACGCAAAATAA
- a CDS encoding PTS sugar transporter subunit IIB — MKNILLVCNAGMSTSFLVEKMKAAGAEQGVEANIWAVSDAELHENWEKADVILLGPQVGYLKGNTEKVVGGKIPVEVINMLDYGRVNGAAVLERAIELIG; from the coding sequence ATGAAAAATATTTTATTAGTATGTAACGCGGGTATGTCCACAAGTTTCTTAGTAGAAAAAATGAAAGCAGCAGGCGCGGAACAAGGTGTTGAAGCAAATATCTGGGCTGTATCTGACGCTGAATTACACGAAAACTGGGAAAAAGCAGATGTCATTTTGCTTGGACCACAAGTTGGTTATTTAAAAGGAAATACAGAAAAGGTAGTTGGCGGAAAAATTCCTGTCGAAGTAATTAATATGCTAGACTACGGCCGTGTAAACGGAGCGGCAGTGCTTGAAAGAGCAATCGAATTAATCGGTTAA
- a CDS encoding helix-turn-helix transcriptional regulator, with product MKIERLIGIIMLLLQRELVSASEMATMFEVSKRTIFRDIDTLAMANIPIYTIAGTKGGIGIMPTYKVDKKLLTADDLTAIIASLDGMEQLLSSAETKKTLQKMKNMLDHSSEPPKSSISLDFSNLSMKNELNTKVESLYLAIKKHQLVELSYIDRTGNQTVRKTEPYHLLFRNRYWYLQGYSLERSDFRTFKMSRIVELKTLEETFEVRPFTVKPFGAPPDRPMFLMHEVSLIVDKIAREQIIERFDLVEISQQDDAHFLAKVTLPDHEAGYRFLLQLGTHVTIQNRDDFYDNFIDYLKEIQGKYI from the coding sequence ATGAAAATCGAGCGACTCATCGGAATTATTATGCTGCTCCTCCAACGCGAGCTAGTCAGTGCTTCTGAAATGGCTACAATGTTTGAGGTTTCCAAACGTACTATTTTCCGCGACATTGACACACTCGCGATGGCGAATATCCCGATTTACACAATTGCTGGAACAAAGGGCGGCATCGGTATTATGCCAACCTACAAAGTCGATAAAAAGCTTCTGACAGCAGATGATTTAACCGCGATTATCGCCAGTTTGGACGGGATGGAGCAGTTACTTTCTTCCGCCGAAACCAAGAAAACGCTGCAAAAAATGAAAAATATGCTCGACCATTCAAGCGAACCACCTAAAAGTTCCATTTCGCTCGATTTCTCCAATTTATCCATGAAAAACGAATTAAATACTAAAGTCGAAAGTTTGTATTTAGCGATTAAAAAACATCAACTCGTGGAACTCAGCTATATTGATCGAACGGGCAACCAAACCGTTCGTAAAACGGAGCCTTATCACCTCCTGTTTAGGAATCGTTATTGGTATTTGCAAGGTTACAGCTTAGAGCGTAGCGATTTTCGGACGTTTAAAATGTCGCGGATTGTCGAACTGAAAACACTAGAAGAAACTTTTGAAGTACGTCCTTTTACTGTAAAACCATTTGGCGCACCGCCCGACAGACCAATGTTTTTGATGCATGAAGTTAGTTTGATTGTCGACAAAATTGCCCGCGAGCAAATCATCGAACGCTTTGACCTAGTCGAAATTTCGCAGCAAGATGACGCGCATTTTCTGGCAAAAGTGACGCTTCCTGACCATGAGGCTGGGTACCGCTTTTTGCTCCAACTTGGAACGCATGTAACCATTCAAAACCGTGATGACTTTTACGATAATTTTATTGACTACTTAAAGGAAATCCAAGGAAAATATATCTAA
- a CDS encoding effector binding domain-containing protein: MAFEIVELKKETFTGNKVEIPEFDPQKGFGPMSEIKEAAYTKFAKNEKDYVGINASLDGLQYYIVASANGENGDTTFDIPEGKYAKFVTSETDRPALDGFIGASYGEVGQSDTVGIAGSFNLEDLREAEFTLYIPVVSK, translated from the coding sequence ATGGCATTTGAAATCGTTGAATTAAAAAAAGAAACATTTACAGGAAACAAAGTAGAAATCCCTGAATTTGATCCACAAAAAGGCTTTGGCCCAATGAGCGAAATTAAAGAAGCAGCCTACACAAAATTTGCAAAAAACGAAAAAGATTACGTTGGCATTAACGCAAGTCTTGACGGCTTACAATATTACATCGTAGCAAGTGCGAACGGCGAAAACGGCGACACTACTTTCGATATTCCAGAAGGCAAATACGCAAAATTCGTAACAAGCGAAACAGATCGCCCAGCACTTGATGGCTTCATCGGCGCATCTTACGGCGAAGTAGGCCAAAGCGATACGGTTGGTATTGCGGGATCGTTTAATTTGGAAGATCTTAGAGAAGCTGAGTTTACGCTTTATATTCCGGTAGTTAGTAAGTAA